The following are encoded in a window of Vicugna pacos chromosome 2, VicPac4, whole genome shotgun sequence genomic DNA:
- the IBSP gene encoding integrin-binding sialoprotein, which yields MKTALILLSILGMACAFSMKNLHQRAKLEDSEENGVFKYRPRYYLYKHAYFYPPLKRFPVQSSSDSSEENGDGDSSEEEEEEETSNEEENNEENEDSDANEDEESEAENATLSTTTLGYGEEITPGTGSIGLAGIQLPKKAGNIGKKATKEEESDEEEEEEEEDENEENEAEVDDNEQVTNGTSTNSTEVDSGNGSSGGDRGEEEGVTDASAEGTTVAGGQGDGGSKVTASPNGRFVPTPPPREVHGTTPPPAGKTTTPGFEEYEQTGTSEYDTGYEIYENENGDPRGDNFRAYEDEYSYYKGRGYDSYDGQDYSYHQ from the exons ATGAAGACAGCTTTAATTTTGCTCAGCATTTTGGGAATGGCCTGTGCTTTCTCA ATGAAAAATTTGCATCAAAGAGCCAAATTAGAGGACTCTGAAGAAAATGGG GTCTTTAAGTACCGGCCCCGATATTATCTTTACAAGCATGCCTACTTTTATCCTCCTCTAAAACGATTTCCAGTTCAG AGCAGCAGTGACTCATCTGAAGAAAACGGAGATGGTGATAGctcagaagaggaggaagaagag GAGACttcaaatgaggaagaaaacaatgaagaaaatgaagattctgaTGCAAATGAAGATGAAGAATCTGAGGCTGAGAACGCCACCCTTTCCACTACCACGCTTGGCTATGGAGAGGAGATCACACCTGGAACTGGGAGTATAGGTCTGGCTGGCATCCAACTTCCCAAGAAG GCTGGGAATATAGGAAAGAAGGCTACAAAAGAGGAGGAAAGtgatgaagaagaggaggaagaggaagaagatgaaaaCGAAGAGAATGAAGCAGAAGTGGACGATAATGAGCAAGTCACCAACGGCACCAGCACCAACAGCACAGAGGTGGACTCTGGCAACGGCAGCAGCGGTGGGGACCGTGGAGAGGAAGAGGGCGTCACTGACGCCAGCGCGGAAGGAACCACagtggctggagggcagggcGACGGTGGCTCTAAGGTCACCGCCTCTCCAAATGGCAGGTTTGTGCCTACGCCTCCACCCAGGGAGGTCCATGGGACCACCCCGCCCCCAGCTGGGAAAACCACCACCCCTGGATTCGAGGAGTATGAACAAACAGGCACCAGTGAGTATGACACTGGATATGAAATCTACGAAAATGAGAATGGGGACCCACGTGGGGACAACTTCCGAGCCTATGAGGATGAGTACAGCTACTACAAAGGGCGTGGCTATGACAGCTATGACGGTCAAGATTACTCCTACCACCAGTGA